The proteins below are encoded in one region of Peribacillus muralis:
- a CDS encoding VanZ family protein: MKKAFRIVLTLLPFLYMIAIWIMSGNPDDMILDLPSSSVDRFIKEALHLVEFAILFILFVSALAANHKLKPGLSLVAALAACLYGVLDEYHQSFIPYRSATLIDIIKDIIGVAAVYFHVQYHYFKHGRGFLTTIEKISAKK; this comes from the coding sequence ATGAAAAAAGCCTTTAGAATCGTGTTAACACTATTGCCTTTCCTATATATGATTGCGATTTGGATAATGTCGGGCAACCCCGATGACATGATACTTGATCTTCCATCATCCTCGGTCGACCGATTTATAAAAGAGGCACTTCATCTTGTCGAATTTGCCATTTTGTTCATTTTATTCGTTTCGGCCCTTGCCGCAAACCATAAATTGAAACCAGGCTTAAGCCTGGTTGCGGCCCTTGCTGCATGTCTTTATGGAGTTTTGGATGAATACCATCAATCCTTCATTCCGTACCGCTCAGCAACCTTAATAGATATCATTAAAGATATCATTGGAGTGGCTGCTGTCTATTTTCATGTTCAATATCACTATTTTAAGCATGGACGCGGATTTTTGACCACCATAGAAAAAATAAGCGCAAAAAAATGA
- the spoIID gene encoding stage II sporulation protein D, with product MKAIKPMIILFIAVAFVIIMIPAVLVLPFSNDKTSGELAEQLEKKVKKEGNEVSANEMNSVEVAVYRSNAKKIEKVPMETYLTGVVASEMPADFEEEALKAQALTARTYIVNQLIGESRSGLPDGADVSDTVMHQVYKNDDELKNQWGSEYKSKMKKISKAIKETEGQILTYDGKPITATFFSTSNGYTENSEDYWQADFPYLRSVSSPWDKEESPKFYNKVVVNTADFENKLGVSLSSGTTIGTVVERTSGNRVGIVEIGGKKLTGKQIREKLGLTSSDFNWERQGNRIVITTKGSGHGVGMSQYGANGMAREGKNYEDIVKYYYKGVKVQSSNKWLNTMTAKK from the coding sequence TTGAAAGCAATCAAACCGATGATCATACTATTCATTGCAGTAGCATTCGTAATTATCATGATTCCAGCAGTGCTTGTGCTTCCATTTTCAAATGATAAGACAAGTGGGGAATTAGCCGAACAGTTAGAGAAGAAAGTGAAGAAGGAAGGTAATGAAGTAAGTGCAAATGAAATGAATTCCGTTGAAGTTGCCGTTTATCGTTCAAATGCAAAAAAGATTGAAAAAGTGCCGATGGAAACGTATTTGACTGGCGTGGTTGCATCTGAAATGCCAGCGGATTTTGAGGAAGAAGCATTGAAGGCACAAGCGTTGACGGCAAGGACATACATTGTCAATCAGCTTATTGGTGAGAGTCGGTCGGGCTTGCCGGACGGTGCCGATGTGAGCGATACGGTCATGCATCAAGTTTATAAGAATGACGATGAGCTCAAAAATCAATGGGGCTCTGAATATAAATCGAAGATGAAAAAAATCAGCAAGGCCATTAAGGAAACGGAGGGGCAAATCCTGACCTATGATGGAAAACCGATCACAGCCACCTTTTTTTCCACGAGCAACGGCTACACGGAGAATTCCGAGGACTATTGGCAAGCCGATTTCCCCTATTTAAGAAGTGTTTCAAGTCCATGGGATAAAGAAGAATCACCAAAATTTTATAATAAAGTCGTCGTGAACACAGCCGATTTTGAAAACAAACTTGGTGTAAGTCTTTCCTCGGGGACAACGATAGGCACGGTGGTTGAAAGAACATCAGGCAATCGTGTGGGCATCGTTGAAATCGGGGGAAAGAAATTGACGGGAAAACAGATACGTGAAAAGCTTGGCTTGACATCATCGGATTTTAACTGGGAGCGCCAAGGCAACCGGATCGTCATCACGACAAAGGGGTCGGGGCATGGCGTTGGGATGAGCCAATATGGTGCCAATGGAATGGCCAGGGAAGGAAAAAACTATGAAGATATCGTAAAGTATTACTATAAAGGGGTCAAAGTTCAGTCATCGAATAAGTGGCTGAATACGATGACCGCAAAAAAATGA